A stretch of DNA from Anopheles ziemanni chromosome 3, idAnoZiCoDA_A2_x.2, whole genome shotgun sequence:
GGTGTGGCTATCTAAGTTTCCAACGTACACTGCCTTAAGTTTCAGCGTTCATTCCTACACAGAATCAAAGCCTCTCAACCTAAATgtccgacgacgacgttgaCAGCGACGTACCCGTACCCGAGCCCTAGttatagtttttttgtttgttatagaCTAATCATAAATATTCAACCTGCCTCCGGTTTAAATATCATTACACGAACTCGCTCTATTATGTTGTCTCTAAGTGTTTGCTAACAAGAAGTTTGCCAGTGATAACTTCCGGTGTGTATTATTTTGTATTGTTACCTGTTTATCGTCTATGTTTCCATCACCATCTTCCGGCGCCGTTTTGGGTGGAAGAAGGAGAGGTTTGGTTATGCAAAGTGAAGGCCCTTTTACGTTCGGAAGAACCCGAGTTTTACGCAAGAATTATTTTATCTGTATTCGTGTTGATGACCAAATTCCAGTGACTGATAAACAATAGCTGGCGTAGTTTTTCTCATTCCCTAAAGACaatcaaaatattattatttaaaacccACATAAACCATCGAAGTGCAATTGAGATTCGTGTTGTATGACTTACAGTAAAAAGGAttgcccaaaaaaaaaaaaaaaagaaaacccacaaCACCCAGATGGATGAGGCTGCCTTTGAGCCATCCTTCAATTCCTTTGTTGTTCGCTACCTCGCCCATGTTCATCCCGTAGTGCAACTGTATTCTAATGACTAAGTATGTGGCAATGTTTGTCAAcgacaaaacagaaacaacctTGCACAATTAAACAGATCAACaacgaaataataataaaactaaccGATTATCGTCCTTCCCCGATCGATCAATTGGCCATCCGATGAagaagaacacacacacaaacgcgtgCGCGCGGGCACGCAGAAACCTAAGCAAACCATTTTAGTTGTCCTTCGGTGGTAAACAGACGCCCCAACCGAGCACTCGTCGATCGAAACCGCAGGAGAAGAGGTTACAGTGCGAGCTGATATCTTCGGTCCAGGCGACGGATGACACCATGCGACGGTGTCCCTGGCGGCTCGTACGGGGCAGCCGAGCGATCCGCTGCCCGTTCAGATCGAACAGTCGGATGTGGCGATTGTCATGCGGGATCGAGATCACCCCGCTGGCCGACACCGCCAGCCGGTTTACTGCCGAATCGGTGCGGATGGTGGTCAGGGCGGAGCGCATGTTCCGCAGCTCCCATACCTTCACAGAGCGATCGTCCGATCCGGACACGACCTTGTCGTCGCGCGTGAATACTGTCGAGGTGACATTTCTGAGGAGAGAAGCGAGGATGGGGCAGGTGTTAAAATTTACAACAGACAGATAATTGAAGAGAGCAGATATTAAATAGTTGgcggtggaaggaaaattccacttccgATGCGATTATTTTAACAAACGTATATACATCAAACATGTCAAATgcatcgaaacaaaaaatataagtAATAAACTATTAATAATAACATAAATCAATTGACTAAAGCCACCTAAAATTTTTACGATGTATAAAACGACCTAGCATTCCAGCACTTGGGAGTTTTATATGCACATTTAGTTGCAATTGGAATGCAATATATGTGAACGTTAAGTAaagacttcttcttcttcttcttggcgtaacgacctcttggtcatgcctactcgttaagggcttacgagacttgtttccctgttgtacgtggatagtcactcctctcgtacaggggagggttcggtctctgttgggattcgaacccacgccgtcgaggtggtgagccccggcgctcatgggccgattttctaagtAAAGACTAAACAAGTTAAATTGAAGATGCTTATCTGAGAACAATAACTATTTTAcaagaaaacatgtttctatCTATCCAGAAGATGAGGCTATCCAGAAGATGAATGAGAATTTTCATGACAAAAGAGACAATCACAAATGTAAAATTGattaagaaaaaatcaaaactcaaATAGGGAGAAATACAAATTTGAATATAAAGATAAATGAGGTAAAAATAATCTTATGGTATTAGCTATtggctttgaaaaaaaattaatattgaGAATATTTAGTTCTTTAAAATCGTTCTGATTTTTTATAACTGAAATAATTATGTTGCATAATTAGTCTTCAATTATCCAAATACAACCAAATATTTCAATCTATAGAATCAACGATTCGATATCTATACAGTCGGAAACTAGGTCACTTGTATATACTTACTCGGTGTGTCCTTGGAACACCGAAACTGCTGGGATTGGATCACGGAAATCCCACAGCCGGAAGGTCGAATCTCGCGACGCCGTGACCACCAGCCGTTGGCTCGGATGTGCCGAGGCGTGCGTTAGCTCATGATCATGCCCACACAACGGATGCAGTGGTTCACGCGTCTCTACATCCCACAAAATGGCCGACCGGTCCCAGCTAGCCGTTATGACTTGATCGCCACCCGGCAGCCAGTCGGCAGCTACCACCACCGATGTGTGTCCGCCTGGGCCAGAGAACTCACAGAGTGGCGTCCGCAGAACGTCGGTGCGTTCTTTCTCCTCGTACGGtccttcctcctcctcgtccagCTCCTCCTCCGACGAGTGGCCCTTCCGGGCCGGGACCTCCCAGTTGACGGCCGCCTGCCAAATTTGTGCCGTTGCATCGCCGCTGCCCGTCAGCACGATATCGCGCGTCGGATGAAACTTGATCGAGTTCACCGAACCACTGTGGCCTTGGTACTGCAGCAGGCAACGCCCGGTGTCGATGCTCCAAATGCACGCACTGTGATCTGCCGACGCCGTACCGATGATGGGCTGGCCGGCCTTCGTGCTGACCTGCCACACGCCATCCTTATGGCCGCAAAACTCCCGCACCAGCGAGCTGACAACGGACTGCGCCTTGAAGCTCGACACAATTCGACTCGTCTGTGCACGTAGCTTGTGGCCGGCCTTGACCTTGCTGCCCGCACTGCCAAGCTTCGATTTGAAGCTTTTATTGACCGACCCATCCACCTCGAACGCATCCTGCAGTGGCAGCCTCTCGCCGATGGTCGAATCACGCGGCGTACCAGCGACGGCTTCCAGCTTTTCACGCACTGCAAAATGAGAAATGATGAATGGTGAAAACCAACGGATGGCGGAGCGTAGAATGGCCTTCGCCGTCAACTTACGGTTCATGTTTTCAGCGTGCAGCAATTCAAACTCTTTCTCAATCTGTGAGAATAAATGGTGCAGCCGAGCACGAAACGGTTCCTCGCTACCACCCATCGCCGTGGGCATTATGTCCTCCGCCAAACTGCCCAGCTTCAAGGACCGTTTGGCCGTCAGCTGTTTGCCGATGGCAGATGAACCACCGACGACGCTACCGCCGGACGATCCGACACCGGCCACCCCCGATCCGGATGCGCTACCTCCACCGCCAACggcacctccaccaccaccgccaaccCCAGCACTCCCACCACCAACGCCACCGATGACCGAGCCGCTGCTCACCGACGAAGGCGTTACCGAGGGCTGCTtcgaagacgacgacgcaTCCAGGGGCATTTTGCGGCCGAGCAGATCTAGCGCCATCGATTTGATCGATTCCCGTCCGTAAGCTGCTGCCTTAATCCGGTCTCGTGCGCCACCACCACTGCCACCGTTGCGCTCCGAGAGCGCCGTactggtcgtcgtcgtcgtaggtTATGCAAGTACCACCTCCCCGCTGCTGCCACTGCTTCCGTAGCCGAAGTTTGCGTGGATTATCGATGCTGCGAGCACACAACCCCCCGTGTGTCACTTTCCGAGGTAAACGGATGGAGGAAAATCCACCTACTTCACGCCAACGCGACCACCCGACGTGCCACTTAGCTTTAGGCCACACGCAGAAGGTCAATTGATTCCTAATCAATTCCA
This window harbors:
- the LOC131287080 gene encoding WD repeat-containing protein 37 gives rise to the protein MALDLLGRKMPLDASSSSKQPSVTPSSVSSGSVIGGVGGGSAGVGGGGGGAVGGGGSASGSGVAGVGSSGGSVVGGSSAIGKQLTAKRSLKLGSLAEDIMPTAMGGSEEPFRARLHHLFSQIEKEFELLHAENMNLREKLEAVAGTPRDSTIGERLPLQDAFEVDGSVNKSFKSKLGSAGSKVKAGHKLRAQTSRIVSSFKAQSVVSSLVREFCGHKDGVWQVSTKAGQPIIGTASADHSACIWSIDTGRCLLQYQGHSGSVNSIKFHPTRDIVLTGSGDATAQIWQAAVNWEVPARKGHSSEEELDEEEEGPYEEKERTDVLRTPLCEFSGPGGHTSVVVAADWLPGGDQVITASWDRSAILWDVETREPLHPLCGHDHELTHASAHPSQRLVVTASRDSTFRLWDFRDPIPAVSVFQGHTENVTSTVFTRDDKVVSGSDDRSVKVWELRNMRSALTTIRTDSAVNRLAVSASGVISIPHDNRHIRLFDLNGQRIARLPRTSRQGHRRMVSSVAWTEDISSHCNLFSCGFDRRVLGWGVCLPPKDN